From one Anaerotruncus rubiinfantis genomic stretch:
- a CDS encoding replicative DNA helicase, translated as MISPNKEAEQAVIGAIIMSPETVLPEAVLQIGLEDFQIVEYRNVYAACKALYDLNKPVDVLTVLGRLDEAYKPLIAEACAAAPTVKNFQSYIGLVKSSARRIRAYREAQSLEAALQEGEELDECRTLAVRANEALNETDAKTELSAKDLFLRFYETKMKPKTYIKTGISRLDRLTYIDRGDYVIVGARPSAGKTALTLQLMLTMARTMNVVYFSLETSGMKLMDRIVANFTSTPLSSIKEGTVTDWSRIAEAYDRFKNLRLFVVEAAGWTVAQIRAKAVQLRADVIFIDYLSLIKSEGKGLYERVTNISMDLHTMAQQSKITVVALSQLNREGKGEPDMTSLRESGQIEQDADVILLLHETDREQQNSDRKLIIAKNKEGSTGYITLSFTGEFQRFCEYETRYEE; from the coding sequence TTGATTAGCCCAAACAAAGAAGCGGAGCAGGCGGTGATCGGAGCAATCATCATGAGCCCGGAAACGGTTCTGCCGGAGGCGGTTTTACAGATTGGCCTGGAAGATTTTCAGATCGTGGAGTATCGCAACGTCTATGCGGCCTGTAAGGCGCTTTATGACCTCAATAAGCCGGTGGATGTGCTCACGGTGCTGGGGAGGCTGGATGAGGCGTACAAGCCCCTGATAGCCGAAGCGTGCGCGGCGGCCCCGACCGTCAAAAACTTTCAAAGCTATATCGGGCTGGTGAAAAGCTCGGCACGCCGGATTCGGGCATACCGAGAAGCACAGTCCCTGGAAGCGGCCCTGCAGGAAGGAGAAGAACTCGATGAATGCCGGACGCTTGCGGTGCGGGCGAACGAAGCACTCAATGAGACGGATGCAAAGACTGAGCTTTCCGCAAAGGATCTGTTCCTGCGTTTCTACGAAACCAAGATGAAGCCAAAAACCTATATCAAGACCGGGATTTCACGGCTTGACCGGCTTACATACATTGACCGGGGGGACTATGTGATCGTCGGCGCACGGCCTTCGGCGGGTAAGACGGCGCTGACTTTGCAGCTGATGCTTACAATGGCACGAACAATGAATGTGGTTTATTTCAGTCTGGAAACGTCCGGCATGAAGCTGATGGATCGGATTGTGGCGAACTTCACGAGTACGCCGCTGTCATCGATTAAGGAAGGAACCGTGACTGACTGGTCAAGGATCGCGGAGGCATACGACCGTTTCAAAAACCTGCGGCTATTTGTCGTGGAGGCGGCGGGCTGGACGGTGGCGCAGATTCGCGCGAAGGCGGTGCAGCTGCGGGCAGACGTGATCTTTATCGATTATCTTTCGCTCATAAAAAGCGAAGGGAAGGGGCTTTATGAGCGGGTCACGAACATCTCGATGGATCTGCACACGATGGCGCAGCAGTCGAAAATAACGGTTGTGGCGCTGTCCCAGCTCAACCGGGAGGGAAAAGGCGAGCCGGACATGACAAGCCTTCGAGAATCCGGGCAGATTGAACAGGACGCGGACGTGATATTACTGTTACACGAGACTGACCGGGAACAGCAAAACTCAGACCGCAAGCTCATTATCGCAAAAAACAAAGAAGGTTCAACAGGATACATCACCCTTTCGTTTACAGGGGAGTTCCAGCGGTTCTGCGAGTACGAGACGAGGTACGAAGAATGA
- a CDS encoding putative PDDEXK endonuclease, with the protein MNSRQKGAAGERELARKLRDLGYDCRRGQQYSGANGDADVVGLPGIHIECKRVERLCIEDAIAQAKRDAREGEMPVVMHRKNHCEWLVTMPLDQWIEIYREWEAGQ; encoded by the coding sequence ATGAACAGCCGCCAAAAAGGAGCCGCAGGGGAGCGGGAGCTTGCCCGGAAACTGCGTGACCTGGGATATGATTGCAGACGCGGTCAGCAGTACAGCGGAGCCAATGGGGATGCTGATGTTGTGGGCCTGCCGGGAATCCATATCGAGTGCAAACGGGTCGAGCGGCTTTGCATTGAGGACGCTATAGCGCAGGCGAAGCGGGACGCACGGGAAGGCGAAATGCCTGTTGTAATGCACCGCAAGAATCACTGTGAGTGGTTGGTAACAATGCCACTTGACCAGTGGATCGAAATTTACCGAGAATGGGAGGCGGGACAATGA
- a CDS encoding DNA methyltransferase: MREFPDKYFELAIVDPPYRDESENCPTKDMRKHGTMKAFGKKPDAKYFDELFRISQNQIIWGANNFKLPEYKGFVVWKKQTISEKFTMSMAEVAYISEGLGTISKVFEYPPQGKKDDCRIHPTQKPVALYEWLLSKYAKPGDKILDTHAGSASSLIACHNMGFDYIGFEIDRDYYEKALERLEAVKAQIRF, translated from the coding sequence ATGCGGGAATTCCCGGACAAATATTTTGAACTGGCGATTGTAGATCCGCCCTATAGAGATGAATCGGAGAATTGCCCCACAAAAGATATGCGGAAACACGGGACAATGAAAGCTTTCGGAAAAAAGCCAGACGCAAAATATTTTGATGAGTTGTTTCGCATAAGTCAAAATCAAATCATATGGGGCGCAAACAATTTTAAATTACCAGAATACAAAGGATTCGTTGTCTGGAAAAAACAAACGATATCCGAGAAATTTACCATGTCGATGGCGGAAGTTGCCTACATATCGGAGGGGCTTGGAACGATATCTAAAGTGTTTGAGTATCCGCCGCAGGGCAAAAAAGACGATTGTAGAATCCATCCCACGCAAAAGCCGGTAGCGCTCTACGAGTGGCTATTATCCAAATACGCAAAACCCGGAGACAAGATCCTCGACACTCACGCAGGCAGCGCGTCCAGCCTGATTGCCTGCCACAACATGGGATTTGATTATATCGGATTTGAGATCGACCGGGATTATTACGAAAAAGCGCTGGAGCGCCTGGAGGCGGTTAAAGCGCAAATTAGGTTTTAA
- a CDS encoding Lar family restriction alleviation protein — MKDLKPCPFCGSDDIRAGAFEISPECYIECCNCGARIDAEIPWGDSDRQEHDNACLKALRKLWNRRSTNG; from the coding sequence ATGAAAGATTTAAAACCCTGCCCATTCTGCGGCTCAGACGATATTAGAGCGGGTGCATTTGAAATAAGTCCTGAATGTTACATCGAATGCTGTAATTGCGGGGCGAGAATAGATGCTGAAATTCCGTGGGGAGATTCAGATAGACAAGAGCACGATAATGCTTGCTTGAAAGCATTACGTAAACTTTGGAACAGGAGGAGCACCAATGGCTGA